In a single window of the Methanolobus psychrophilus R15 genome:
- a CDS encoding outer membrane adhesin like protein gives MIEKKHLLKKVSSTLFVSAMIVLMFTTMSASADGNYYDATNHTMNIVSFATGSLSASIESAHSTPSEINTLRITGGTLNPVDTLWIKSNLVNLGTFEVIEDGAFFANAVPSTMFEYNGNIVNVTFTTVTKVEYSAFMSCGALEYVNLPLVETIEFNSFSECISLSTIIAPNVKTIGSSAFLGSKLETIDFPELISVANGAFYHCNWLANVSMPNVSSIGGMAFNGCNNLTDVYMPNVTTIDSSAFSGSKLETIDVPELISVGFGAFFNCDWLVNVSMPNVTTIGGFAFDDCNNLTDVYMPKVTTFGSGVFDGCSQLDSLTLGSTIPSVADSAVFNGLPATRTLYVPNENISSYKEYDDGDDPASDLWYGWIVCGIDELYYVTYDNNGAIDGFVPVDGSSYLNGTNVTLPGKGDLLKIGYEFSGWNTLADGNGTNYLPGEEFTISGNTTLYANWTAIYFAIYHGTGAISGSAPVDLNIYHLGDEVTVSDQNTLVKTGYVFDGWTTMLDGTGNSYTPGDTFNIDGTVNLYAQWICFVTYDDNNATEGSLPVDVEEYSEGDIVNIMGPSDLLKDGHEFSGWNTADDGSGTNYVQNDTFTILGNTTLYANWTAVYSVTYNANGATSGDVHVDSTVYYLNDEVTVKNENTLVRTGYAFDGWNTAADGTGTDYASLETFEITEDVNLYAQWICFVTYNNNGATSGTVPVDQGNYSEDDSVIVLGQSDLMNTGHEFMGWNTASDGTGTNYVLDDTFTIVCNTTLYANWALNYSVTYNGNGETGGAVPIDGNVYHINDSAFVENQNTLVRTGHVFAGWNSAADGTGSEHAPFDAFVITGDVTLYAQWICYITYDGNDATEGTAPADVSPYPTGTNVTLPGEGDLLKTGHIFTGWNTAVDGSGDNYMPGVEFTMTGNTTFYANWTAVYSVIYDVNGATEWTLPIDPNNPHVTGTNVTVMDGTLARTDYVFDGWNTAADGTGTSYNPAEEFTITSDVTLYAQWICFVTYDDNGATSGSAPSDLYGYSENESVTVLGQNDLLKMDHEFMGWNTAADGNGTNYVQDTSFAASGNVTLYANWMLNCSVTYHANGDVTGSVPVDTVVYHPGDEVTVKTNDTIVRDGYVFAGWNTLADGNGTSYNPTETFNIENDVDLYAQWLKICYVTYYPNNADDGDVPVDNDSPYIEGDMVTVKDQNTLIRNEHGFDGWNTIANGSGTAYQSGEMFGISGNVSLYAQWNVNYYDAGTLTVIDFTTGSISSEIVHVQPALADITTLKVKNGTLDIVDIHWIRDNLTSLETFEVTENGAFVNDTLPNSAFHNNLLGHANITNVTLTTVNVIGDHAFNSCYNLTTLDIPNVISIGDYSVTSCYSLINITAPEVVNIGAFAFEDCYRLESIDMPNLTIASDGAFYDTGFTEVSLPKLTNVSRFMFVSCHNLTSAFLPNVTNIGRYAFHDCTQLDSLTLGSSIPIVDNSSMDIDSVDYVADDRIHVSGISGGTFYGLPTNRILHVPDAAISSYKAYDDGDDPATDLWYGWTVYEEPADRSPSGSGGYYIANPGTDPDNLESSATRTLRISAGVNANYDFSASEGPVFGISFVPMKNVGTVVTRVDVLSNTPSDVTESSGMSYKMMNIEVGRAGTISSSNAKDIIINFKVSKTWIEENNIDISTIRLSRYHADQWNDLPTTQESEDDEYIYFSAETPGFSVFEIKGDIISTSDEKPGQIPVAEPNSDVEDVPIENTKDKNNGYIFLVLGILVVIGAAGYIYWTKQNRGRK, from the coding sequence ATGATAGAAAAAAAACATTTATTAAAAAAAGTTAGCTCGACTCTGTTCGTAAGTGCTATGATTGTGCTAATGTTCACAACTATGAGCGCATCGGCAGACGGAAACTATTACGATGCGACCAATCATACAATGAATATTGTGTCGTTTGCTACGGGTTCACTTTCGGCCAGTATAGAATCCGCACATTCTACTCCCAGTGAGATAAACACATTGAGGATCACAGGCGGTACATTAAATCCAGTGGATACGCTCTGGATAAAGTCCAATTTAGTCAACCTCGGGACGTTTGAGGTTATCGAGGATGGAGCATTTTTTGCAAATGCAGTACCATCAACTATGTTTGAATATAACGGGAATATTGTTAATGTAACTTTTACTACAGTTACCAAGGTCGAATATTCGGCGTTTATGTCTTGTGGGGCATTGGAATATGTAAATTTACCTCTGGTTGAAACAATAGAGTTCAACAGTTTTAGTGAGTGTATAAGTTTGTCAACGATTATTGCTCCCAACGTGAAGACAATCGGTTCGAGTGCTTTCTTGGGTTCTAAACTTGAAACTATAGATTTTCCAGAGCTCATTTCTGTAGCAAATGGTGCCTTTTATCATTGTAATTGGCTTGCCAATGTAAGCATGCCAAATGTGAGTTCCATTGGAGGAATGGCATTTAATGGTTGTAATAATCTTACTGATGTATATATGCCAAATGTGACGACAATCGATTCGAGTGCTTTCAGTGGTTCTAAACTTGAAACTATAGATGTGCCAGAGCTCATTTCTGTAGGATTTGGTGCATTTTTCAATTGTGATTGGCTTGTCAATGTAAGCATGCCAAATGTAACTACGATTGGTGGTTTTGCATTTGATGATTGTAATAATCTTACTGATGTATATATGCCAAAAGTTACTACATTTGGAAGCGGTGTTTTTGATGGGTGTTCTCAATTGGATTCATTGACCCTTGGTAGCACTATTCCGTCAGTAGCTGATTCCGCTGTATTCAATGGCCTGCCAGCAACCCGTACACTATACGTACCCAACGAAAACATCAGTTCATATAAGGAATATGACGACGGGGATGATCCAGCAAGTGATTTATGGTATGGGTGGATTGTGTGTGGAATAGATGAACTCTATTACGTAACATATGATAATAATGGAGCAATTGACGGATTTGTACCCGTTGATGGGTCATCCTATCTGAATGGTACTAATGTTACATTGCCAGGTAAAGGCGATCTACTCAAAATCGGCTATGAGTTCTCTGGATGGAATACTCTAGCTGATGGTAACGGGACCAACTATTTGCCTGGTGAAGAGTTCACAATTTCAGGCAATACTACCTTGTACGCAAACTGGACCGCAATCTACTTCGCAATATACCATGGAACTGGTGCCATAAGCGGGAGTGCGCCAGTTGACTTGAACATATACCACCTGGGCGATGAGGTTACCGTCAGTGACCAGAATACCCTTGTCAAAACGGGATATGTATTCGATGGATGGACCACCATGCTAGACGGAACTGGAAACAGCTACACTCCAGGTGATACGTTCAACATTGATGGCACTGTAAATCTCTACGCACAGTGGATTTGTTTCGTAACATATGACGACAATAACGCAACCGAAGGATCTTTACCTGTCGATGTGGAAGAATATTCTGAAGGTGACATTGTTAACATAATGGGTCCAAGTGATCTCCTGAAAGATGGCCATGAGTTTTCTGGATGGAACACTGCGGATGATGGTAGTGGGACCAACTATGTCCAAAATGATACATTTACAATTTTAGGTAACACTACCCTGTATGCAAACTGGACAGCAGTTTATTCCGTAACATACAATGCAAATGGTGCTACAAGTGGCGATGTACATGTTGATTCAACGGTATATTACCTGAATGATGAAGTTACCGTAAAGAACGAAAATACTCTTGTCAGGACAGGATATGCATTCGATGGATGGAACACAGCTGCCGATGGAACTGGTACAGATTATGCATCACTTGAGACCTTTGAAATAACTGAAGATGTAAACCTGTATGCACAGTGGATCTGTTTTGTAACGTATAATAATAATGGTGCTACGAGCGGAACCGTACCAGTTGACCAGGGCAATTATTCTGAGGATGACTCTGTTATCGTATTAGGACAAAGCGATCTCATGAACACTGGACATGAGTTCATGGGATGGAACACCGCATCTGATGGTACTGGAACCAACTATGTACTTGATGATACGTTTACAATTGTATGCAATACTACTCTGTACGCAAACTGGGCACTCAATTATTCCGTGACGTATAATGGCAATGGTGAAACGGGCGGTGCTGTACCTATCGATGGAAATGTCTACCATATAAATGATTCTGCGTTTGTAGAAAATCAAAATACTCTTGTCAGAACAGGCCACGTATTTGCTGGATGGAATAGTGCAGCTGATGGAACTGGCTCAGAACACGCGCCATTTGATGCATTTGTGATAACAGGTGATGTAACTCTCTATGCACAATGGATATGTTATATAACATATGATGGCAATGATGCAACTGAAGGAACTGCGCCTGCGGATGTGTCACCATATCCGACTGGTACTAATGTTACATTACCAGGTGAGGGCGATCTCCTGAAAACTGGCCATATATTCACTGGATGGAACACGGCAGTCGATGGTAGTGGAGACAACTACATGCCTGGTGTCGAGTTCACAATGACAGGTAACACTACTTTCTATGCGAACTGGACCGCAGTTTATTCTGTGATATATGATGTAAATGGCGCAACCGAATGGACTCTGCCCATCGATCCAAATAACCCGCATGTAACTGGTACCAATGTTACTGTAATGGATGGTACACTTGCCAGAACAGACTATGTGTTTGATGGATGGAATACTGCAGCAGATGGAACTGGAACCAGCTACAATCCAGCCGAGGAGTTCACCATAACCAGTGATGTAACTCTCTATGCGCAATGGATATGTTTTGTGACATATGATGACAATGGTGCAACCAGTGGATCCGCTCCATCTGATCTATACGGTTATTCCGAGAACGAATCTGTTACTGTACTGGGTCAAAACGATCTGCTGAAGATGGACCATGAATTCATGGGATGGAACACTGCTGCAGATGGCAATGGGACCAACTATGTACAAGACACTTCATTTGCAGCATCAGGCAATGTAACATTGTATGCAAATTGGATGCTCAACTGTTCAGTGACATACCATGCCAATGGAGATGTGACGGGCTCGGTGCCTGTGGATACAGTTGTCTATCACCCAGGCGATGAAGTTACCGTGAAAACAAATGATACCATTGTAAGAGATGGTTATGTATTTGCAGGATGGAACACTCTAGCCGATGGTAATGGAACCAGCTACAATCCAACAGAGACATTCAATATAGAAAATGATGTGGATCTCTATGCTCAATGGTTAAAGATTTGTTATGTGACATATTATCCAAACAATGCAGATGACGGCGATGTTCCAGTAGATAACGACAGTCCGTATATCGAAGGTGACATGGTTACTGTAAAGGACCAAAATACCCTCATTAGAAACGAACACGGATTTGATGGCTGGAATACCATAGCAAACGGAAGCGGAACTGCATATCAATCTGGAGAAATGTTCGGAATATCTGGCAATGTCAGCCTGTATGCACAATGGAATGTCAATTATTATGACGCAGGAACACTTACAGTCATTGACTTTACCACAGGTTCTATTTCATCAGAAATTGTACACGTTCAGCCAGCACTTGCTGATATAACAACGTTGAAGGTTAAGAACGGAACATTGGATATTGTCGATATTCACTGGATACGTGATAACCTGACCAGTTTGGAAACGTTTGAAGTAACAGAGAATGGCGCATTTGTCAATGATACATTGCCCAATTCAGCATTCCATAACAACTTATTGGGACATGCGAACATAACTAATGTAACTCTTACCACGGTTAATGTGATAGGCGATCATGCATTTAATTCCTGTTACAACCTGACTACCCTGGACATACCAAATGTAATATCCATTGGCGATTATTCAGTTACATCATGCTATTCATTGATCAATATTACGGCACCAGAAGTCGTTAATATTGGAGCATTTGCATTTGAAGATTGCTATCGACTTGAATCGATCGATATGCCAAACCTGACCATTGCATCTGATGGTGCATTTTACGACACTGGCTTTACCGAGGTTTCGCTGCCAAAATTAACTAATGTCAGCAGGTTTATGTTTGTCAGTTGTCACAACTTGACAAGCGCATTTTTACCAAATGTTACCAACATTGGTAGATATGCTTTCCACGACTGCACCCAACTTGATTCACTTACACTTGGTAGTTCCATACCTATCGTCGATAATTCCAGCATGGATATAGATTCTGTTGACTATGTTGCCGATGACAGGATCCATGTTTCTGGTATCAGTGGTGGTACGTTTTACGGATTGCCGACAAATCGTATCCTGCATGTACCAGATGCTGCTATAAGTTCTTATAAGGCGTATGACGATGGCGATGATCCAGCCACAGATCTCTGGTATGGGTGGACAGTATATGAAGAACCAGCCGACAGATCACCAAGTGGTTCAGGTGGGTACTACATTGCCAATCCAGGCACAGACCCTGACAATTTAGAAAGCTCAGCTACACGCACTCTTCGTATATCTGCAGGCGTAAATGCAAACTACGACTTTTCAGCAAGTGAAGGTCCAGTGTTTGGCATAAGCTTTGTGCCAATGAAGAATGTAGGCACTGTAGTAACCAGGGTTGATGTTCTTTCCAATACACCATCGGATGTTACAGAATCATCAGGTATGTCGTACAAGATGATGAACATCGAGGTTGGTCGCGCGGGAACCATTTCTTCATCCAACGCAAAGGATATTATTATCAATTTCAAGGTATCTAAAACATGGATCGAAGAGAATAACATCGATATTTCAACTATTCGCTTATCCAGGTATCACGCAGATCAGTGGAATGATCTTCCGACTACCCAGGAAAGCGAAGACGATGAGTATATCTACTTCTCTGCTGAAACGCCAGGATTCTCTGTTTTCGAGATCAAAGGAGATATCATTTCTACGTCCGATGAAAAGCCTGGACAGATTCCAGTAGCGGAGCCCAACTCAGATGTTGAAGATGTACCAATCGAGAATACAAAAGACAAGAACAATGGATATATCTTCCTCGTGCTTGGTATTCTGGTTGTCATCGGAGCAGCTGGATACATCTATTGGACGAAGCAGAATAGGGGCAGAAAGTAA
- a CDS encoding TATA-box-binding family protein, translated as MPSFNYESMEIVNVVATVKASQSFELAEIQEKVKGGEFASTKAWLKMRLIPEGYYVAFYKSGKFLITGVKSVSEVEIIADKIISLLKDAEISIGQIKISIHNFVIQDHIEMKSTLEKLMYVLDQSKASYEPEQFPGLVYKDWGASFILFSSGKITITGRHC; from the coding sequence ATGCCCTCTTTCAATTATGAGAGCATGGAAATTGTGAATGTAGTTGCAACAGTCAAGGCATCTCAATCTTTTGAGCTTGCTGAAATACAGGAAAAGGTAAAAGGTGGAGAGTTTGCGTCTACAAAAGCTTGGCTGAAAATGCGATTAATTCCTGAAGGGTATTATGTTGCGTTCTATAAGTCAGGTAAGTTTTTGATCACAGGGGTTAAATCAGTTTCAGAGGTGGAAATAATTGCGGACAAAATTATTTCTCTTTTAAAGGATGCAGAAATATCTATTGGCCAAATAAAGATTTCCATCCACAATTTTGTGATACAGGATCATATTGAAATGAAATCAACCCTCGAAAAACTCATGTATGTTCTTGATCAATCCAAGGCCAGTTATGAACCTGAACAATTCCCAGGTTTAGTTTATAAAGACTGGGGAGCATCGTTTATTTTATTTTCTTCAGGAAAAATTACGATAACTGGCAGGCATTGTTAA
- a CDS encoding integrase family protein produces the protein MYKIKKQLESLEDRIRNASYSEEDKSILIEYEDYLFAKGVGIYRVVKLLGLLNLIASKWSVTFGTAKKKDIVSLISRIERNGYAVTTRNDYKKCIKSFYKWYYDEEKPAIIDWIKIKPVRTSSVQREDLLTHDEIIAMIDAAADVRNQAIISVLADSGARIGEIAHLCIKNVCFDDYSATISVDGKTDKRDIRLLYSVPALSKWMDIHPQKHNMNAPLWVNTGTRNHGQKMDYGALYMMIKRTATKAGIVKNVHPHLFRHSRSTDLANHLSESQLKAHLGWAPGSDMPKTYVHLSSKDVGDFLLSLGGYKEKKAEPFLLDKVCHRCNTRNSPAANLCSHCGCPLDLKATMDHEQINKELSIEITSFIAMCPYSNSKLQENLCVG, from the coding sequence ATGTATAAAATTAAGAAACAGCTAGAATCACTTGAAGATCGAATCAGAAATGCATCCTACTCCGAAGAGGACAAGAGTATTCTCATAGAATATGAAGACTATCTCTTTGCTAAAGGAGTAGGTATTTACCGTGTTGTGAAACTTCTCGGTTTACTTAATCTCATTGCATCGAAGTGGAGTGTCACTTTCGGTACTGCAAAGAAAAAAGATATAGTAAGCCTTATCAGTAGAATCGAAAGGAATGGTTATGCTGTAACTACCAGAAATGATTATAAGAAGTGCATCAAGTCATTTTACAAATGGTACTACGATGAAGAAAAGCCAGCCATTATCGACTGGATTAAGATAAAACCAGTAAGGACCTCATCTGTTCAGAGAGAAGATTTGCTGACACACGATGAAATTATTGCTATGATCGATGCTGCTGCTGATGTCAGGAATCAGGCAATCATATCAGTGCTTGCGGACTCTGGGGCAAGAATTGGAGAGATTGCACACCTTTGTATCAAGAACGTTTGTTTTGATGATTATAGCGCAACCATTTCAGTCGATGGGAAAACCGATAAGAGAGATATTAGATTGCTCTACAGTGTTCCTGCTCTGTCCAAGTGGATGGATATCCATCCACAGAAACATAATATGAACGCTCCCCTGTGGGTTAATACGGGTACACGAAACCATGGACAGAAAATGGATTACGGCGCTCTTTACATGATGATCAAAAGAACTGCCACAAAAGCAGGCATTGTTAAGAACGTACATCCTCACCTGTTCCGTCATTCAAGAAGTACCGACCTTGCAAATCATCTCTCTGAATCTCAGCTTAAAGCCCATTTGGGCTGGGCACCTGGATCAGATATGCCCAAAACATATGTTCATCTGTCCTCAAAGGATGTTGGTGACTTCCTACTGTCTCTAGGAGGGTATAAGGAGAAGAAGGCAGAGCCTTTCCTGCTAGATAAAGTATGCCATCGGTGCAACACCAGAAACAGTCCTGCAGCTAATCTGTGCAGCCACTGTGGATGTCCTTTGGACTTGAAGGCAACAATGGACCACGAGCAAATCAACAAGGAACTATCCATTGAAATCACAAGCTTTATTGCAATGTGCCCTTATTCGAACAGTAAATTGCAAGAAAATCTTTGTGTGGGGTAA
- a CDS encoding integrase family protein — MSLHDFEEQLKAAERRIKNATYSEKDKETLFSYEDQLFTEDLSLSRISKYLGQLNRLRHMMSVDFEDATERDLKNLVGKVQRDEGLAASTKKDYKICIRKFYQWLKPDDYPSLLEWLTIKERIANSKVPEDLLTEDDVLKMVDVSNHVRDKALIATLYDSAARIGEMANLKIKHVHFDELGAQVTLTGKTGMRRIRTIVCVPYLASWLSIHPHRDNPESFVWINVGTRSYGEPMSYAGYNILLKRIAGKAGVKKRIYPHLFRHSRCTILAQNLTEAQLEKYAGWVTGSDMSGVYVHLSGKDLDRAILKLYGLEIDESKPQTAFKRCPRCDTTNETTNKICKKCGFAFNIKDAIEMGEKSEKSTNQLIERMKDNPELKSFLEDLICKAQLREE, encoded by the coding sequence ATGTCACTACATGACTTCGAGGAGCAGCTTAAAGCTGCTGAAAGGCGCATTAAGAATGCGACATATTCTGAAAAGGATAAGGAAACACTCTTTAGCTACGAGGATCAGCTTTTTACCGAAGATCTGAGCCTTTCGCGTATATCAAAGTATCTGGGTCAATTAAACAGACTCCGACATATGATGAGTGTTGATTTTGAAGATGCGACCGAAAGAGATCTCAAGAATCTCGTGGGTAAGGTCCAAAGGGATGAAGGGCTTGCTGCATCAACAAAGAAAGACTACAAGATATGTATACGCAAATTCTACCAGTGGTTGAAACCAGATGATTATCCTTCCCTTTTAGAATGGTTGACAATCAAAGAAAGAATTGCTAATTCAAAAGTTCCTGAAGATCTGCTTACGGAAGACGATGTTTTGAAAATGGTAGATGTATCCAACCATGTGCGCGACAAGGCTTTAATTGCAACACTTTATGACTCTGCGGCGAGAATTGGCGAGATGGCCAACCTCAAGATCAAGCACGTACATTTTGATGAACTTGGTGCACAGGTAACTTTGACTGGTAAAACGGGGATGAGACGGATCCGTACTATTGTTTGTGTGCCTTACCTTGCATCTTGGCTTTCCATACACCCACATCGTGACAACCCCGAGAGTTTTGTTTGGATAAACGTCGGGACACGTAGCTATGGGGAACCCATGAGCTACGCTGGTTATAATATCCTTCTAAAAAGGATTGCTGGGAAAGCAGGAGTAAAGAAAAGGATATATCCACATCTATTCAGGCATTCGAGATGTACAATCCTTGCTCAGAACCTAACTGAAGCTCAACTGGAAAAATACGCAGGCTGGGTAACAGGATCAGACATGTCGGGCGTATATGTCCATCTTTCGGGGAAAGACCTTGATAGAGCGATATTAAAGTTGTACGGATTGGAAATTGACGAGTCAAAGCCTCAAACAGCATTCAAACGATGCCCAAGGTGTGATACAACCAATGAGACTACCAATAAGATCTGCAAAAAATGCGGGTTTGCGTTTAATATTAAGGATGCTATCGAGATGGGAGAAAAATCCGAGAAGTCGACAAACCAACTGATTGAAAGGATGAAGGATAATCCAGAGTTAAAGTCTTTCCTCGAGGACTTGATATGTAAGGCGCAACTCAGAGAGGAATGA
- a CDS encoding class II aldolase/adducin family protein — translation MVIRDRRCPMWREISRIGKKLVDSGLVESHFGNISVRVGNRMIITRSGSALDEISENNVVEVRLDSTCALDVIASSEAIVHRAIYKNTPALAIIHAHCPFAVTMSLLARGEVIEPADSEGQYFLGGIPIVRGGIGSGELATNMSQVLASCKAAILYSHGTFAIGRVLDEAYVMTTQVEHSCKIKYWYDLASKR, via the coding sequence ATGGTTATCCGGGACCGGAGGTGTCCTATGTGGCGTGAGATATCGAGGATCGGCAAAAAGCTTGTGGACAGCGGGCTTGTGGAATCCCACTTCGGGAACATAAGCGTGAGGGTCGGGAACAGGATGATCATTACACGCAGCGGCAGCGCTCTGGATGAGATAAGTGAGAACAATGTCGTCGAGGTCAGGCTCGACAGCACCTGCGCGCTTGATGTCATAGCATCTTCCGAAGCTATAGTGCACAGGGCTATCTATAAGAACACGCCGGCACTTGCTATTATACATGCGCATTGTCCGTTCGCGGTCACCATGTCCCTGCTTGCGCGGGGGGAGGTCATCGAGCCGGCGGACAGTGAAGGACAATATTTCCTGGGTGGTATCCCTATAGTCAGGGGTGGTATCGGCTCTGGAGAGCTCGCGACCAACATGTCCCAGGTTCTTGCATCATGCAAGGCGGCTATCCTGTACAGCCACGGAACATTCGCCATAGGGCGTGTACTGGACGAAGCATACGTCATGACGACCCAGGTAGAGCACTCCTGCAAGATAAAATACTGGTACGACCTGGCGAGCAAGCGATGA
- a CDS encoding CDP-alcohol phosphatidyltransferase, which produces MTFNALRPLALKYLEPMARTTADAGISPNTVSALSLVFAALSGLLFYYSGLQPESAPLLVLAAGLMVALNSLLDAMDGVMARYLGTSSPKGDFLDHVIDRYADSFIICGIFFGGHVQWQIGVMTIVGVLITSYLGTQAQALNLGRYYGGIIGRADRLILIILATVVYAIYPAPFYGLSSLGWIILIIGVGSHITAFQRIFHIWKQLNVSSADTGNDD; this is translated from the coding sequence ATGACCTTTAACGCCCTCAGACCGCTTGCCCTCAAATATCTGGAACCCATGGCAAGGACTACAGCAGACGCAGGCATATCCCCTAATACTGTTTCCGCCCTGTCACTTGTGTTCGCCGCTCTTTCTGGCCTGCTTTTCTATTATTCCGGACTTCAGCCTGAATCGGCCCCTCTGCTGGTACTCGCCGCGGGCCTGATGGTAGCCCTGAACTCCCTTCTCGACGCAATGGACGGCGTCATGGCACGCTACCTGGGCACATCAAGCCCTAAAGGCGACTTCCTTGACCACGTCATCGACCGCTATGCAGATTCTTTCATAATATGCGGCATCTTCTTTGGCGGTCATGTCCAGTGGCAGATAGGAGTAATGACAATAGTGGGCGTCCTGATAACAAGCTATCTGGGGACCCAGGCTCAGGCCCTTAACCTCGGAAGATATTATGGTGGCATTATCGGAAGGGCAGACCGCCTCATACTTATTATACTGGCTACGGTGGTGTATGCTATATATCCGGCGCCGTTCTATGGCTTATCCTCTCTTGGATGGATCATACTCATAATTGGCGTGGGCAGCCACATAACGGCATTCCAGAGGATATTCCACATTTGGAAGCAATTAAATGTGTCCTCTGCGGATACCGGTAATGATGATTGA
- a CDS encoding PUA domain-containing protein, giving the protein MADFQFGRGCGEVLFPEGVTFKLSKTKRVRQVFSKNDHIATVRASDGMFTLGMEGARLLHALFPAPEKRVVVCEDAVPFVSQGKTTFAKHVIGIDPEMRAGDEVIVVSESDDLLATGQLLLAPEEIIILDRGMAVDVRRGRDQA; this is encoded by the coding sequence ATGGCGGACTTTCAGTTCGGGAGGGGTTGCGGAGAAGTCCTTTTCCCGGAGGGCGTTACTTTTAAGCTGTCAAAGACCAAGCGGGTAAGACAAGTGTTCAGTAAAAATGATCATATTGCAACGGTACGTGCCAGCGACGGCATGTTCACGCTTGGTATGGAAGGTGCACGTTTATTGCATGCTCTCTTTCCAGCGCCTGAAAAGAGAGTTGTGGTGTGTGAAGATGCAGTTCCCTTTGTCTCCCAGGGGAAGACCACTTTTGCTAAACATGTAATCGGCATAGATCCTGAAATGAGGGCAGGTGATGAAGTGATCGTTGTGAGCGAATCAGATGATCTGCTCGCAACGGGACAGCTGCTCCTTGCGCCTGAAGAGATCATTATTCTTGACAGGGGAATGGCCGTTGATGTCAGGCGAGGCAGGGACCAGGCATAA